A single region of the Brachypodium distachyon strain Bd21 chromosome 3, Brachypodium_distachyon_v3.0, whole genome shotgun sequence genome encodes:
- the LOC100846727 gene encoding RING-H2 finger protein ATL28-like produces the protein MLQAMAARRFLLDGPRPPPPAQSQQQQQGQTQTQAQAQGASFPMLLPVFLLFVLLLCFLSVFVLRDLLRFFSLCLRRRRRFQFRSSDGDAPDPPPPPKPPGLDPSVIASSFPMLRFDAAGGKAPAECAVCLSEFANGDAVRLLATVCRHAFHAPCIDSWLRAHTTCPVCRSDLNLHVPPLPPVDDTAVAARPAAAAVHDNRTTSPPETDLR, from the coding sequence ATGCTGCAGGCCATGGCCGCgcgccgcttcctcctcgacgggcctcgcccgcctccgccggcccagagccagcagcagcagcagggccaGACCCAGacccaggcccaggcccagggcGCGTCGTTCCCGATGCTGCTCCCGGTGTTCCTCCTCTTcgtgctcctcctctgcttcctctccgtcttcgtcctccgcgacctcctccgcttcttctccctctgcctccgccgtcgccgccgcttccaGTTCCGATCCTCcgacggcgacgcgcccgatccgccgccgccgccgaagccaCCCGGGCTGGACCCCTCCGTCATCGCGTCGTCGTTCCCCATGCTGCGCTtcgacgccgccggtggcAAGGCGCCGGCGGAGTGCGCGGTGTGCCTGTCCGAGTTCGCCAACGGAGACGCCGTCCGGCTGCTCGCCACCGTCTGCCGCCACGCCTTCCACGCGCCCTGCATCGACTCCTGGCTCCGCGCCCACACCACCTGCCCCGTCTGCCGCTCCGACCTCAACCTCCACGTCCCGCCCCTGCCGCCCGTCGACGACACCGCTGTCGCCGCCCGacctgctgcggcggcggtccaCGACAACCGGACGACGTCACCTCCCGAAACCGACCTCCGGTAA